One part of the Granulicella arctica genome encodes these proteins:
- a CDS encoding amidohydrolase family protein: MVTFLRSRLLLVVVLCLIGVGGVARGQALLVRNATLFTMASGQREPFLGYVVVERGGRIAAVEKGDPPAVVRADVVWDAGGAWVIPGFISAHSHLWQSAYRGLAADKTLLGWIDALYGKAVTKATPEDLYWFTLEGGLDHLRHGITSTYSFNYGGHTPLDRESFSEAEFRGEMDSGVRFVHGWEPGKAGPAYTEAIAGERLKAFLDYAAAQTKDVPVGGQRLLSVMINGGTAFDGTEQQAVLEAALMKRFNLGNQSHYLEQPETQVADRDVMWPWFMKHGLVTNRMIFGHFIHTTPEILKETAEAGAAMSWNPLSNGRLASGTADIPAYLKAGVRVGMGVDGEASADLADPFENMRTGLYAIRDKYESAAVMSPYDVLRLHTMGSADVLGVADRVGSLERGKMGDFVVLDPKAYGVVFDPYASLVFVTSEAQVERVYVGGELMVDQGKVLKEDFGRVEGEVDRRVGERGVR; the protein is encoded by the coding sequence ATGGTGACTTTTCTTCGCTCTCGTTTGCTGCTGGTGGTGGTGCTTTGTCTGATTGGGGTGGGTGGGGTGGCGCGGGGGCAGGCGCTGCTGGTGCGGAATGCGACTTTGTTCACGATGGCTTCGGGGCAGAGGGAGCCGTTTCTGGGGTATGTGGTGGTGGAGCGGGGTGGGCGGATTGCGGCGGTGGAGAAGGGTGATCCTCCGGCGGTGGTGCGGGCGGATGTGGTTTGGGATGCGGGTGGGGCGTGGGTGATTCCGGGGTTTATCTCGGCGCATAGCCATCTTTGGCAGAGTGCGTATCGGGGTTTGGCGGCGGATAAGACGCTGCTGGGGTGGATCGATGCGCTGTATGGGAAGGCGGTGACGAAGGCGACTCCGGAGGACCTGTACTGGTTCACGCTGGAGGGTGGGCTGGATCATCTGCGGCATGGGATTACGTCGACTTATAGCTTCAACTATGGGGGGCATACGCCGCTCGATCGGGAGAGCTTCAGCGAGGCGGAGTTTCGCGGGGAGATGGATTCGGGGGTGCGGTTTGTGCATGGGTGGGAGCCGGGGAAGGCGGGTCCGGCGTATACGGAGGCGATTGCGGGGGAGCGGCTGAAGGCGTTTCTGGACTATGCGGCGGCGCAGACGAAGGATGTTCCGGTGGGTGGGCAGCGGTTGCTGTCGGTGATGATCAACGGCGGGACGGCGTTCGATGGGACGGAGCAGCAGGCGGTGCTGGAGGCGGCTCTGATGAAGCGCTTCAACCTGGGGAACCAGAGCCACTATCTGGAGCAGCCGGAGACGCAGGTGGCGGATCGGGATGTGATGTGGCCGTGGTTTATGAAGCATGGGCTGGTGACGAATCGGATGATCTTCGGGCACTTTATCCATACGACGCCGGAGATTTTGAAGGAGACGGCGGAGGCGGGCGCGGCGATGAGCTGGAATCCGCTGTCGAATGGGCGGCTGGCTTCGGGGACGGCGGATATACCGGCGTATCTGAAGGCTGGGGTAAGGGTGGGGATGGGCGTGGATGGTGAGGCGAGCGCGGATCTGGCTGATCCGTTCGAGAACATGCGGACGGGGCTGTATGCGATTCGGGACAAGTATGAGAGTGCGGCGGTGATGAGTCCGTATGACGTGCTGCGGCTGCATACGATGGGGAGCGCGGATGTGCTGGGTGTGGCGGATCGTGTGGGGTCGCTGGAGCGGGGGAAGATGGGGGACTTTGTGGTGCTGGACCCGAAGGCGTATGGGGTGGTGTTCGATCCGTATGCTTCGCTGGTGTTTGTGACGAGTGAGGCTCAGGTGGAGCGGGTGTATGTGGGGGGTGAGTTGATGGTGGATCAGGGGAAGGTGTTGAAGGAGGATTTTGGGAGGGTGGAGGGTGAGGTGGATCGGCGGGTGGGGGAGAGGGGGGTTCGGTAG